The Rhodocytophaga rosea genome has a segment encoding these proteins:
- a CDS encoding exo-alpha-sialidase — protein sequence MTYRIFITLFLGILLSCQNKKETHQAADSLQTNIIFPLQTEHVHGPTIVELPNGDLLSAWFQGSGERWADDVRIMGARLNKGDTAWSAPFLMADVPDFPDINPMLFMDKQQRLWLMWYPVIANQWETSIPMYRISTNYQAAGAPQWDWQDVLFVKPGDKTERGIQANDRFVHAVHQQLDSYESYLKETLLPQIPDSMKTPLLAEWEGYKVKMDSLATGKNMIRSGRVEENGQTITRELGYPLSIRMGWQTKNKPFILQNRLIVPLYSDGLDCSLFALSDDWGKTWQFSNPVMGGAGIQPTIAVTKDSTLVAYLRDNGPLPKRMQRTESKDKGLTWTIAKDDLLPNPGAGFDMVTLQDGSWLMVYNHTEKGRHNLELALSADDGKTWQWRRSLENDTRASQTTASHYPAIIQGTDGRIHVVYSYHHNDREGQPHKTIKYASLPADWVKEQPAVKK from the coding sequence ATGACTTACCGGATTTTTATCACTTTATTTTTGGGCATATTGCTTTCCTGCCAGAACAAGAAAGAAACGCATCAAGCCGCAGATTCCTTGCAAACCAATATCATTTTTCCGCTGCAAACAGAACATGTACATGGACCTACCATTGTAGAACTTCCCAATGGCGATTTATTATCAGCCTGGTTTCAAGGTTCTGGCGAACGCTGGGCAGATGATGTACGCATTATGGGTGCCAGGTTAAATAAAGGAGATACTGCCTGGTCGGCTCCCTTTTTGATGGCTGATGTGCCGGACTTTCCGGATATTAACCCCATGTTATTTATGGATAAACAGCAACGTTTGTGGCTCATGTGGTATCCGGTAATTGCCAATCAGTGGGAAACCTCTATTCCTATGTACCGCATCAGCACCAATTATCAGGCTGCTGGCGCTCCCCAATGGGACTGGCAGGACGTTTTATTTGTAAAACCAGGCGATAAAACGGAAAGAGGTATACAAGCCAATGACCGCTTTGTACATGCCGTGCATCAGCAGTTAGATAGCTATGAAAGCTATTTGAAAGAAACTTTATTGCCACAAATTCCTGACAGTATGAAAACACCTCTACTAGCTGAATGGGAGGGATACAAAGTCAAGATGGATAGTCTGGCGACAGGTAAAAACATGATCAGAAGTGGTCGTGTTGAAGAAAATGGTCAAACGATTACCAGGGAATTAGGCTACCCTTTATCTATCCGCATGGGCTGGCAGACGAAAAATAAACCCTTTATTCTTCAAAACCGCCTGATTGTGCCTTTGTATTCCGATGGCCTGGATTGTTCCCTATTTGCCTTATCAGACGATTGGGGTAAAACCTGGCAATTCAGCAATCCGGTAATGGGTGGAGCAGGTATTCAGCCTACAATTGCTGTCACGAAAGATAGTACGCTGGTTGCCTACTTACGTGATAATGGACCACTTCCTAAGCGGATGCAGCGCACAGAATCCAAAGACAAAGGCCTCACCTGGACCATTGCTAAAGATGACCTGCTACCTAATCCTGGTGCCGGATTTGATATGGTGACTTTACAGGACGGTAGCTGGCTAATGGTGTATAACCATACTGAAAAAGGCAGGCATAACCTGGAACTGGCACTTTCGGCAGATGACGGAAAAACATGGCAATGGCGGAGAAGCCTGGAGAATGATACCAGAGCCAGCCAGACTACTGCCAGCCATTATCCGGCTATTATTCAGGGAACGGATGGAAGAATTCATGTGGTATATAGCTATCACCATAACGATAGGGAAGGACAGCCTCATAAAACCATCAAATATGCCAGTTTGCCTGCTGATTGGGTAAAGGAGCAGCCGGCAGTGAAAAAATAA